A genome region from Nocardiopsis exhalans includes the following:
- a CDS encoding sensor histidine kinase: MNTESAATSEPDGGPDPEQGEGSRPSVGGGHFVHASPLGRIHSARHSWSLRRRVTSLLTVVAVVLVVAVSVITIAAFQARDSLVLQVDSLTPGLSTVEQTRSAYLSQDHALRGYILTSDRDFLQPFVEQRMALAEYRSALTTLAEENEEVAPKVNELIEAGDVWSEDFAEPVLEQVRTGESPTQEELQRGRVLFLELNRAADATTNHLTSEIQEAQSGLTLATQQVVALLVLVGLVVVFLSVFLWVMLQQWVLRPLEDLAGHMRQVSEGYYAHRISLHGPPEIVQLGQDVDAMRERIVQDLDEVASARRKLQEQSTLLEHQTEELRRSNLELEQFAYVASHDLQEPLRKVASFCQLLQRRYQGQLDERADSYIDFAVEGAKRMQTLINDLLAFSRVGRTKNFAPVDLNVALDDSLSSLETRLGEAGAEITGDTLPTVQGDRTLLTQVFFNLVGNAVKFRGEDAPAVHISVERQDDEWVFCCADNGIGIEPQYAERIFVIFQRLHTREKYTGTGIGLAMCKKIVEFHGGRMWLDTGPEEAEGSETTDDTDSGRTGTRICWTLPVDTDAEVEETVAVEGTESTNDTDNGVEGTEAAESAPAEQAPTATREPGETEPETESPTGSEPGGEPRPLPGGAGDTVPPGPRGHGSGPV; the protein is encoded by the coding sequence ATGAACACCGAGTCCGCAGCCACCTCCGAACCGGACGGGGGGCCGGACCCGGAACAGGGGGAGGGCTCCCGGCCGTCCGTCGGGGGAGGTCACTTCGTGCACGCCTCCCCACTCGGGCGGATCCACTCCGCCCGGCACTCCTGGAGCCTGCGCCGCCGGGTCACCAGCCTGCTGACGGTGGTCGCCGTCGTCCTGGTGGTGGCCGTCTCGGTGATCACCATCGCGGCTTTCCAGGCCCGGGACTCCCTGGTCCTGCAGGTCGACTCCCTGACGCCGGGGCTGAGCACCGTCGAGCAGACCCGCTCGGCCTACCTCAGCCAGGACCACGCCCTGCGCGGCTACATCCTCACCAGCGACCGCGACTTCCTCCAGCCCTTCGTCGAGCAGCGCATGGCGCTCGCCGAGTACCGCAGCGCCCTGACCACGCTGGCGGAGGAGAACGAGGAGGTCGCGCCCAAGGTCAACGAGCTCATCGAGGCCGGTGACGTCTGGAGCGAGGATTTCGCCGAACCCGTTCTGGAGCAGGTCCGCACCGGCGAGTCCCCGACCCAGGAGGAGCTTCAGCGCGGCCGTGTGCTGTTCCTGGAACTCAACCGGGCCGCCGACGCCACCACCAACCACCTCACCAGCGAGATCCAGGAGGCCCAGAGCGGCCTGACCCTGGCCACCCAGCAGGTCGTGGCCCTGCTGGTGCTGGTCGGCCTGGTCGTGGTGTTCCTGTCCGTCTTCCTGTGGGTGATGCTCCAGCAGTGGGTGCTGCGCCCGCTGGAGGACCTGGCCGGGCACATGCGCCAGGTCTCCGAGGGCTACTACGCCCACCGCATCTCCCTGCACGGACCGCCCGAGATCGTCCAGCTGGGCCAGGACGTGGACGCCATGCGCGAGCGCATCGTGCAGGACCTGGACGAGGTCGCCTCCGCGCGGCGCAAACTTCAGGAGCAGTCCACCCTGCTGGAGCACCAGACCGAGGAGCTGCGCCGGTCCAACCTGGAGCTTGAGCAGTTCGCCTACGTCGCCTCGCACGACCTCCAGGAGCCGCTGCGCAAGGTGGCCAGCTTCTGCCAGCTGCTCCAACGCCGCTACCAGGGCCAGCTGGACGAGCGCGCGGACTCCTACATCGACTTCGCGGTCGAGGGCGCCAAACGCATGCAGACCCTCATCAACGACCTGCTGGCCTTCTCCCGGGTCGGACGAACCAAGAACTTCGCGCCGGTCGACCTCAACGTGGCCCTGGACGACTCCCTGAGCAGCCTGGAGACGCGGCTGGGGGAGGCGGGCGCCGAGATCACCGGCGACACCCTGCCCACGGTCCAGGGCGATCGCACCCTGCTCACCCAGGTCTTCTTCAACCTCGTGGGCAACGCGGTCAAGTTCCGCGGCGAGGACGCGCCCGCGGTCCACATCAGCGTCGAGCGCCAGGACGACGAGTGGGTGTTCTGCTGCGCGGACAACGGCATCGGGATCGAACCGCAGTACGCGGAGCGGATCTTCGTCATCTTCCAGCGCCTGCACACCCGGGAGAAGTACACCGGAACCGGTATCGGCCTGGCCATGTGCAAGAAGATCGTGGAGTTCCACGGCGGCCGCATGTGGCTGGACACGGGCCCGGAGGAAGCCGAAGGGTCCGAAACCACCGACGACACGGACTCCGGGCGGACCGGAACCCGCATATGCTGGACCTTGCCCGTCGACACCGACGCGGAGGTGGAAGAAACGGTTGCCGTGGAGGGAACCGAATCGACCAACGACACCGATAACGGCGTCGAGGGCACCGAGGCCGCCGAATCCGCCCCCGCGGAGCAGGCGCCGACGGCCACACGAGAGCCCGGCGAGACCGAGCCGGAGACCGAGTCCCCCACGGGTAGCGAACCCGGCGGGGAACCCCGTCCCCTGCCCGGTGGAGCCGGCGATACGGTTCCACCCGGTCCGCGAGGACACGGGTCGGGACCCGTCTAG
- a CDS encoding asparaginase, which yields MNQTTPLPSYAPLAEVVRSGMREGVHYGAVVGLSAEGEIAYARGPVHDPMFPRSSAKPFQALAMLRAGARLEGASLAIAAGSHGGEEFHAAEAERILAAAGLTADALQCPPDVPGAPTARKAFIAAERSPERRYMNCSGKHAGMLAACVAQGWSTDDYLDPEHPLQVLVREATEDMCGEKVAHTAVDGCGAPQLAVSLVGLARGVQRMRLSPEGTHERAVVEAMSAHPEYVSGPERVDTELMTRLPGLVSKIGADGVLVLNAPTGETVAVKISDGDAQERSRVLVGLTALQALGVDVTPVAEHLTTPVQGGGRTVGEVRTL from the coding sequence ATGAACCAGACCACCCCGCTGCCCAGCTACGCCCCCTTGGCGGAGGTCGTCCGCTCCGGGATGCGCGAAGGCGTGCACTACGGAGCGGTGGTCGGTCTGTCCGCCGAAGGCGAGATCGCCTACGCCCGCGGGCCCGTACACGACCCCATGTTCCCCCGTTCCTCCGCCAAACCCTTCCAGGCGCTGGCGATGCTGCGCGCCGGGGCCCGGCTCGAAGGGGCCTCCCTGGCCATCGCCGCGGGCAGCCACGGGGGTGAGGAGTTCCACGCCGCCGAGGCCGAGCGCATCCTGGCCGCCGCCGGGCTCACCGCCGACGCCCTCCAGTGCCCGCCGGACGTCCCCGGCGCCCCCACCGCCCGCAAGGCCTTCATCGCCGCGGAACGCTCCCCCGAGCGCCGGTACATGAACTGCTCCGGCAAGCACGCGGGCATGCTCGCCGCCTGCGTGGCCCAGGGGTGGAGCACCGACGACTACCTCGACCCCGAGCACCCCCTCCAGGTGCTGGTGCGTGAGGCCACCGAGGACATGTGCGGGGAAAAGGTCGCGCACACCGCCGTCGACGGCTGCGGCGCGCCCCAGCTCGCGGTCTCCCTGGTCGGCCTGGCCCGGGGTGTGCAGAGGATGCGCCTGTCCCCCGAGGGCACCCACGAGCGCGCCGTCGTCGAGGCGATGAGCGCACACCCCGAGTACGTCTCGGGCCCCGAGCGCGTCGACACCGAGCTGATGACCCGCCTGCCCGGCCTGGTCTCCAAGATCGGCGCCGACGGCGTGCTGGTGCTCAACGCGCCCACCGGCGAGACCGTCGCGGTCAAGATCAGCGACGGCGACGCCCAGGAGCGCTCACGCGTGCTGGTGGGCCTGACCGCCCTCCAGGCCCTGGGCGTGGACGTCACCCCGGTCGCCGAACACCTCACCACCCCGGTCCAGGGCGGCGGCCGCACGGTGGGCGAAGTCCGCACCCTCTGA
- a CDS encoding ferredoxin codes for MRVEVDYDQCESNALCMGAAPEVFEVRDDDFLYLLTEEPAEELRDRVLQAERLCPKRAITVTG; via the coding sequence ATGCGAGTCGAGGTCGACTACGACCAGTGCGAGAGCAACGCCCTGTGCATGGGCGCGGCGCCCGAGGTGTTCGAGGTCAGGGACGACGACTTCCTCTACCTCCTGACCGAGGAACCGGCCGAGGAGCTCCGCGACAGGGTCCTCCAGGCGGAGAGGCTGTGCCCCAAGCGGGCCATCACCGTGACGGGTTGA
- a CDS encoding 3'-5' exonuclease: MGTLRTGALTRRRVGTRAADLEYAVIDVETTGLDPDEGARLVEIAVVRVRGDGKLVEEFSTLVDPRAPVSGQEFHGIGEGDVIGAPRVAQIVPRIARLLSGAVVVGHNLDFEERFLAAELVPAGLPRGQSGLCTLRALRSQLDLPRYSLPRATHLLNGSWPTGQHTALGDARACAKLLVEMIGNARGELRYTGPAPRFLQGEVPEGEPVRWKPRTTSSPSGLDPLSAWIAPWRPVELDPALCGGAFGGSDRAAAEKAARRDSRLRERLAAAAVVTGGIAATAAGGLLLRMAGVRARAS; the protein is encoded by the coding sequence ATGGGAACGCTGCGGACGGGCGCACTGACCCGGAGAAGGGTCGGCACGCGGGCGGCGGACCTGGAGTACGCGGTCATCGACGTCGAGACCACCGGCCTGGACCCGGACGAGGGTGCCCGGCTGGTCGAGATCGCCGTGGTCCGGGTGCGCGGTGACGGCAAGCTCGTGGAGGAGTTCAGCACGCTGGTGGACCCCCGGGCGCCGGTGAGCGGCCAGGAGTTCCACGGGATCGGCGAGGGCGACGTCATCGGGGCCCCGCGCGTGGCGCAGATCGTGCCCCGGATCGCCCGGCTGCTGTCCGGCGCGGTGGTGGTCGGCCACAACCTGGACTTCGAGGAGCGCTTCCTCGCCGCCGAGCTGGTTCCCGCCGGGCTGCCGCGCGGCCAGTCGGGCCTGTGCACGCTGCGGGCCCTGCGATCCCAGCTCGACCTGCCGCGTTACTCGCTGCCGCGCGCCACCCACCTGCTGAACGGGAGCTGGCCGACGGGGCAGCACACCGCGCTGGGCGACGCGCGTGCCTGCGCCAAGCTGCTCGTGGAGATGATCGGGAACGCGCGCGGTGAGCTGCGCTACACGGGCCCGGCGCCGCGGTTCCTCCAGGGCGAGGTACCCGAGGGAGAGCCGGTGCGCTGGAAACCGCGCACCACGTCCTCGCCCAGCGGGCTGGACCCCCTGAGCGCCTGGATCGCGCCCTGGCGGCCCGTCGAACTGGACCCCGCGCTGTGCGGCGGGGCCTTCGGCGGCTCGGACCGGGCGGCCGCGGAGAAGGCCGCACGGCGCGACTCCCGGCTGCGGGAGCGGCTGGCCGCCGCCGCGGTGGTGACCGGCGGCATCGCGGCCACGGCCGCGGGCGGCCTGTTGCTGCGCATGGCGGGCGTCCGGGCCCGCGCGAGCTGA
- a CDS encoding PP2C family protein-serine/threonine phosphatase has protein sequence MKVIGDEAAHAANGAATHGSAALGDDTVLDDRVEATVESVDVLLIEDDPGDAFLAEELLADTALATRITWVSTLKAAREHLTDFRGCVLLDLNLPDGHGLDLLREVLGTAPSAAVVVFTGLDDEHEGIAAVAAGAQDYLVKGQVDGSLLARSLRYSLERRRADENARQLREARMRARENMRLERGLLPQVLLGRSPLSHRAYYRPGRKRALVGGDFYDAVEKDGTTHVIIGDVSGHGPDEAALGVSLRIAWRTLVMSGVAEERVLPNLEDLLVSERAQEEMYATLCMASLDTGSDRARVRVLGHPPPMIVSGGVAEEIQAVPQPPLGVFPVDQDEATEIVLPKGTSMLFYTDGLVDAYDGGPPARLEVAGLRRMVNGALSQGVALNNLPEHLVDEAERSNGGPLQDDVAMLLVNHGEPE, from the coding sequence GTGAAGGTGATCGGTGACGAGGCGGCCCACGCCGCGAACGGCGCTGCGACACACGGCAGCGCCGCCCTGGGTGACGACACCGTCCTGGACGACCGGGTGGAGGCTACCGTCGAATCGGTTGACGTCCTGCTGATCGAAGACGACCCAGGCGATGCCTTCCTCGCCGAGGAACTCCTCGCGGACACCGCGCTGGCCACCCGGATCACCTGGGTCTCCACGCTCAAGGCCGCCCGCGAGCACCTCACCGACTTCCGCGGCTGCGTGCTGCTCGACCTCAACCTCCCGGACGGGCACGGCCTGGACCTCCTGCGCGAGGTCCTGGGCACCGCGCCCTCCGCCGCCGTCGTGGTCTTCACCGGCCTGGACGACGAACACGAGGGCATCGCCGCGGTCGCCGCGGGCGCCCAGGACTACCTGGTCAAGGGCCAGGTGGACGGCTCCCTGCTGGCCCGCAGCCTGCGCTACTCCCTGGAACGGCGCCGCGCCGACGAGAACGCCCGCCAGCTGCGCGAGGCGCGCATGCGGGCCCGCGAGAACATGCGCCTGGAGCGCGGCCTGCTGCCCCAGGTCCTGCTCGGCCGCTCGCCGCTCAGCCACCGCGCCTACTACCGGCCCGGCCGCAAGCGCGCCCTGGTCGGCGGCGACTTCTACGACGCGGTCGAAAAGGACGGCACCACCCACGTCATCATCGGCGACGTCAGCGGCCACGGCCCCGACGAGGCCGCCCTCGGCGTCAGCCTGCGCATCGCCTGGCGCACCCTCGTCATGAGCGGTGTCGCCGAGGAGCGCGTCCTGCCCAACCTCGAGGACCTCCTGGTCAGCGAGCGCGCGCAGGAGGAGATGTACGCGACGCTGTGCATGGCCAGCCTGGACACCGGCAGCGACCGCGCCCGCGTGCGTGTCCTGGGTCACCCGCCGCCCATGATCGTCTCCGGCGGTGTGGCCGAGGAGATCCAGGCCGTTCCGCAGCCCCCGCTGGGTGTCTTCCCGGTGGACCAGGACGAGGCGACCGAGATCGTCCTGCCCAAGGGCACCAGCATGCTCTTCTACACCGACGGCCTGGTCGACGCCTACGACGGCGGCCCGCCCGCGCGCCTGGAGGTCGCGGGCCTGCGCCGGATGGTCAACGGCGCGCTCAGCCAGGGCGTGGCCCTGAACAACCTGCCCGAACACCTGGTGGACGAGGCGGAACGCAGTAACGGAGGCCCGCTCCAGGACGACGTGGCGATGCTGCTCGTCAACCACGGAGAGCCGGAGTGA
- a CDS encoding TetR/AcrR family transcriptional regulator, which translates to MPKITAPTIAAHRARTRDRIMDAVEGLTRTQGIDRISMTDVANAAGITRTALYNYFPDKPALLLAFTEQVNSAFVERYKRELPSGVSAARRLSAFVRLQLEGLVAHPHPPAAELGASLGPDAYQALAAHVAPMQRLLTEIVEEGTASGEFDRLPAERVAGLTLSMVGSQRMPLVNGEIDIDDTHALVTRFVLRALGVRTETVDTILPTGRTKNTESTQ; encoded by the coding sequence ATGCCCAAGATCACGGCTCCGACCATCGCCGCTCACCGTGCCCGCACACGGGACCGCATCATGGACGCCGTCGAAGGGCTGACCAGGACCCAGGGGATCGACCGCATCTCCATGACCGACGTGGCCAACGCCGCCGGCATCACCCGCACCGCGCTGTACAACTACTTCCCGGACAAACCCGCGCTGCTCCTCGCCTTCACCGAGCAGGTGAACAGCGCGTTCGTCGAACGGTACAAACGCGAACTCCCCTCGGGGGTGTCGGCCGCCCGTCGCCTGTCAGCCTTCGTACGCCTCCAGCTGGAGGGCCTCGTCGCGCACCCGCACCCGCCCGCCGCCGAGCTGGGCGCCAGCCTCGGACCGGACGCCTACCAGGCACTGGCCGCGCACGTCGCCCCGATGCAGCGCCTGCTCACCGAGATCGTGGAGGAGGGCACCGCCAGCGGGGAGTTCGACCGCCTGCCCGCCGAACGCGTCGCGGGGCTCACCCTGTCCATGGTGGGCTCCCAGCGGATGCCCCTGGTGAACGGCGAGATCGACATCGACGACACGCACGCCCTGGTCACCCGGTTCGTACTCCGCGCCCTCGGAGTGCGGACCGAAACCGTGGACACCATCTTGCCCACAGGCAGGACAAAAAACACGGAGAGTACGCAGTAA
- a CDS encoding DUF4153 domain-containing protein, giving the protein MSAEETSAAETSAAETDHTVRDGRVDDGTDEPATPESAAQEPAKDDTGHYALKYQGPYTELPSRPRTPLPAAPVWLPLAVLGVGVLALFLATFDRPGIGLVITGVVAGLTAVTALMVRPAIAESADDGEGEGGEDPADGTEHEEDAGEEGEAAEEHEGPDRYRHAWSAVYGILAVVLLATAALRDAGWVLAWTLIGAFFLASLAFAVHNPAARRNTVGVAAGSMALLRNALAVPVFLSRPLVRSRASSLVLVHTLVTTGATLGVLVVFGLLLAFANPVFAFYAEELIDSVYRRLQTLSPAGALLTAVFTGAAVLAARRRPSPPVVRIVPAGGHTDPAEPAAASAKAARPWPVWVWAVPLGALAVLFTSFLTVQVAAVFGGDEYVQRVAGITYAEYARQGFFQLVAVSLLVLGVVALVLRLVPDQPSGTRVLRNSMLGVLCFLTLIILASAMMRLQLYIDVFGLTRMRVAAEAWIAWSALLFGLILVAGVLNALGRRTRWLPRATVALGAVALAVFAYSNPDLRIAESHHDLDLEAVDTWYLRGLSADAVPGLIDLEGEDRTCALDRIGERLWTSDAFGARNLSRERARSLLAEHDLFGSVSFDGVDRPHCVTPYRY; this is encoded by the coding sequence ATGAGCGCTGAAGAGACGAGCGCCGCGGAGACAAGCGCCGCGGAGACGGACCACACGGTGCGGGACGGGCGGGTCGACGACGGTACGGACGAGCCCGCGACACCGGAGAGCGCGGCGCAGGAACCCGCGAAGGATGACACGGGCCACTACGCGCTGAAGTACCAGGGGCCGTACACGGAGCTGCCCTCGCGGCCCCGGACTCCGCTACCCGCCGCCCCGGTGTGGTTACCCCTCGCGGTGCTAGGTGTGGGCGTGCTGGCGCTGTTCCTGGCCACGTTCGACCGGCCCGGGATCGGTCTGGTCATCACCGGTGTGGTGGCCGGGCTGACCGCGGTCACCGCTCTGATGGTGCGTCCGGCGATCGCCGAGAGCGCCGACGACGGAGAAGGCGAGGGCGGCGAGGACCCCGCGGACGGCACGGAGCACGAAGAGGACGCCGGGGAAGAGGGCGAGGCCGCCGAGGAGCACGAGGGCCCGGACCGCTACCGGCACGCGTGGTCGGCGGTCTACGGGATCCTGGCCGTCGTCCTGCTGGCCACCGCCGCCCTGCGCGACGCGGGCTGGGTACTCGCCTGGACCCTGATCGGGGCCTTCTTTCTGGCCTCCCTGGCCTTCGCCGTGCACAACCCCGCCGCGCGACGGAACACCGTCGGGGTGGCCGCCGGTTCCATGGCCCTGCTCCGCAACGCCCTCGCCGTACCGGTCTTCCTCAGCCGCCCGCTGGTCAGGTCCAGGGCGTCGAGTCTGGTGCTCGTGCACACGCTGGTCACCACCGGGGCGACCCTCGGGGTGCTGGTGGTCTTCGGTCTCCTGCTCGCCTTCGCCAACCCTGTCTTCGCCTTCTACGCCGAGGAACTGATCGACTCCGTCTATCGGCGCCTGCAGACACTCAGCCCGGCCGGTGCCCTGCTCACCGCGGTGTTCACCGGTGCCGCCGTCCTCGCCGCGCGGCGCCGCCCGAGTCCCCCCGTGGTCCGAATCGTCCCAGCGGGCGGTCACACGGACCCGGCCGAACCAGCGGCGGCGTCAGCGAAAGCCGCCCGGCCATGGCCGGTCTGGGTGTGGGCGGTACCGCTCGGCGCCCTCGCCGTGTTGTTCACCTCCTTCCTCACCGTGCAGGTCGCCGCCGTCTTCGGCGGTGACGAGTACGTCCAGCGGGTCGCGGGAATCACCTACGCGGAGTACGCCCGCCAGGGCTTCTTCCAGCTGGTGGCGGTCAGCCTGCTCGTGCTCGGTGTGGTCGCGCTGGTGCTGCGGCTGGTCCCGGACCAGCCCTCGGGCACCCGGGTGCTGCGCAACTCGATGCTCGGCGTCCTGTGCTTCCTGACCCTGATCATCCTGGCCTCGGCGATGATGCGGCTCCAGCTGTACATCGACGTGTTCGGGCTGACCCGGATGCGGGTGGCCGCGGAGGCGTGGATCGCCTGGAGCGCGCTGCTGTTCGGGCTGATCCTGGTGGCGGGCGTGCTCAACGCCCTGGGCCGCCGGACCCGGTGGCTGCCGCGCGCCACCGTCGCCCTGGGCGCCGTGGCCCTGGCCGTGTTCGCCTACAGTAACCCGGACCTGCGCATCGCCGAGAGCCACCACGACCTCGACCTCGAGGCGGTGGACACCTGGTACCTGCGCGGGCTGTCCGCGGACGCCGTGCCGGGGCTGATCGACCTGGAGGGCGAGGACCGCACCTGCGCCCTGGACCGGATCGGCGAACGCCTGTGGACCTCCGACGCGTTCGGCGCGCGGAACCTGTCCCGGGAGCGGGCCCGCTCCCTGCTGGCCGAGCACGACCTCTTCGGCTCGGTGTCCTTCGACGGCGTCGACCGCCCCCACTGCGTGACCCCGTACCGCTACTAG
- a CDS encoding heme oxygenase (biliverdin-producing) has translation MSATAEAPTTAEPATETFSERLKAATWSDHATAEHHGFTKALLDGELPLEGYTAMVAQHYFAYAALERVGRILADDPVAGRFDYPELERVPALEADLEHLLGADWSDQISPTPATRTYVARIEQMADHPAGFVAHHYTRYMGDVSGGQFIRRIAAKAYDFTDNAGVAFYVFDALGSLPKFRTGYREHLDSLDLDEAAAAFLIQETRLAYQLNTEVLADLGRRHV, from the coding sequence ATGAGCGCCACAGCCGAGGCCCCCACGACGGCTGAGCCCGCCACCGAGACGTTCTCCGAACGCCTCAAGGCCGCCACCTGGAGCGACCACGCGACCGCCGAGCACCACGGCTTCACCAAGGCCCTGCTCGACGGCGAGCTCCCCCTCGAGGGCTACACCGCGATGGTCGCCCAGCACTACTTCGCCTACGCGGCCCTGGAGCGGGTCGGCCGCATCCTGGCCGACGACCCCGTCGCGGGCCGCTTCGACTACCCCGAGCTGGAGCGTGTGCCCGCCCTCGAGGCCGACCTGGAGCACCTGCTCGGCGCCGACTGGAGCGACCAGATCTCCCCCACCCCGGCCACCAGGACCTACGTGGCGCGCATCGAGCAGATGGCCGACCACCCCGCGGGGTTCGTCGCGCACCACTACACCCGCTACATGGGCGACGTCTCGGGCGGGCAGTTCATCCGGCGCATCGCCGCCAAGGCCTACGACTTCACCGACAACGCGGGCGTGGCCTTCTACGTCTTCGACGCCCTGGGCAGCCTGCCGAAGTTCCGCACCGGGTACCGCGAGCACCTCGACTCCCTGGACCTCGACGAGGCCGCCGCGGCCTTCCTCATCCAGGAGACCCGCCTGGCCTACCAGCTCAACACCGAGGTCCTGGCCGACCTCGGCCGCAGGCACGTCTGA
- the pip gene encoding prolyl aminopeptidase yields the protein MRTLYPPIEPYDSGMLDVGDGHRVYWELCGNPAGKPVVFLHGGPGGGCTADHRRLFDPEKYRILLFDQRNCGRSTPHASRMDVDLSTNTTWALVEDIERLREMVGVDAWQVFGGSWGSCLALAYAQKHPERVTELIVRGIFTLRDQELRWFYQDGASYLFPDLWESYLEPIPEEERDDLIGAYARRLESPDREVRLAAARAWSVWEGSTVTLRPNPALREHHADEDYALAFARIENHYFHNKGFFTPEQLIEGAERIRDIPGVIVQGRYDVCTPVRTAYDLHRAWPEAEFHIIDDAGHAFSEPGILDQLIEATDRFAK from the coding sequence TTGCGCACCTTGTACCCGCCCATCGAGCCGTACGACTCGGGCATGCTCGACGTCGGCGACGGACACCGCGTCTACTGGGAGCTGTGCGGCAACCCCGCGGGCAAGCCCGTGGTGTTCCTGCACGGTGGCCCGGGCGGCGGCTGCACGGCCGACCACCGTCGGCTCTTCGACCCGGAGAAGTACCGCATCCTCCTGTTCGACCAGCGCAACTGCGGTCGTTCCACTCCGCACGCCAGCCGCATGGACGTCGACCTGTCCACCAACACCACCTGGGCGCTGGTCGAGGACATCGAGCGCCTGCGCGAGATGGTCGGCGTGGACGCCTGGCAGGTCTTCGGTGGCTCCTGGGGCAGCTGCCTGGCCCTGGCCTACGCCCAGAAGCACCCCGAACGCGTCACCGAGCTGATCGTGCGCGGCATCTTCACCCTGCGCGACCAGGAGCTGCGCTGGTTTTACCAGGACGGCGCCTCGTACCTCTTCCCGGACCTGTGGGAGTCCTACCTGGAGCCCATCCCGGAGGAGGAGCGCGACGACCTGATCGGCGCCTACGCCCGCCGCCTGGAGTCCCCGGACCGGGAGGTGCGGCTGGCGGCCGCCCGCGCGTGGAGCGTGTGGGAGGGGTCGACGGTCACGCTGCGGCCCAACCCGGCGCTGCGCGAGCACCACGCGGACGAGGACTACGCGCTGGCCTTCGCCCGGATCGAGAACCACTACTTCCACAACAAGGGGTTCTTCACACCCGAGCAGCTCATCGAGGGCGCGGAGCGCATCCGGGACATCCCGGGCGTGATCGTCCAGGGACGCTACGACGTGTGCACCCCGGTGCGCACCGCCTACGACCTGCACCGCGCCTGGCCGGAGGCGGAGTTCCACATCATCGACGACGCCGGTCACGCCTTCAGCGAGCCGGGCATCCTCGACCAGCTGATCGAGGCCACCGACCGCTTCGCGAAGTAG